From the Halichoerus grypus chromosome 3, mHalGry1.hap1.1, whole genome shotgun sequence genome, one window contains:
- the HPGDS gene encoding hematopoietic prostaglandin D synthase: MPNYKLIYFNMRGRAEIIRYIFAYLDIKYEDHRIEQADWPEVKSTLPFGKIPILEVDGLNLHQSLAIARYLAKNTDLAGKTELEQCQVDAIVDTLDDFMSRFPWAEKKQDIKNQMFNELLTYDGPHLLQDLDTYLAEKEWLIGNSVTWADFYWEICSTTLLVFKPDLLDIHPRLETLRKKVQAIPAIADWIQRRPQTKL, from the exons ATGCCAAACTacaaactcatttattttaatatgaggGGGAGAGCGGAAATTATTCGTTACATATTTGCTTATTTGGACATAAAATATGAAGACCACAGGATAGAACAAGCTGATTGGCCTGAAGTCAAATCAA ctcttccATTTGGTAAAATCCCCATTTTGGAAGTCGATGGACTTAACCTTCACCAGAGCCTGGCAATAGCAAGATACTTGGCCAAAAACACAG atttgGCTGGAAAAACAGAATTGGAACAATGTCAAGTTGATGCAATTGTGGACACATTGGACGATTTCATGTCACGTTTTCCTTGGGCAGAgaaaaaacaagatataaaa AATCAGATGTTTAATGAGCTACTTACATATGATGGACCTCATCTGCTGCAAGATTTGGACACATACTTAGCGGAAAAGGAGTGGCTTATTGGTAACTCT GTAACTTGGGCAGATTTCTACTGGGAAATTTGCAGTACCACACTTTTGGTCTTTAAACCTGACTTGTTGGACATCCATCCCAGGCTGGAAACATTACGGAAGAAAGTTCAAGCCATTCCTGCTATCGCTGACTGGATACAACGAAGGCCCCAAACCAAACTCTAG